A genomic stretch from uncultured Cohaesibacter sp. includes:
- a CDS encoding serine hydrolase, whose product MFRVAFRATWRANPVRPAIMIAAAMFMVIAALASPHSAQAANNKYAGYVIDVKSGKVLYSSHANSPRYPASLTKMMTLYMMFEQLEEGKLSLNSRLKVSRHASGQAPSKLNLKPGSTIKVKDAILALVTKSANDVAAVIAENIGGTESKFARMMTAKAHSIGMKRTTFKNASGLPNRHQKTTAADMALLGRALQDRFPTYYRYFNTRVFKYGKARYGNHNKLLGRVKGVDGIKTGYTRASGFNLVTNVKTGDRHIVAVVMGGRTGSSRDAQMRRLIKQYLPKAKTGRRMTAKVGVPATRRYIELAETIRLPKTKTLSSAQPMLVASAAPQPAPVNLVKEDTAHLSILPQASVVTGSTLRKAIADTAVAIPAPRPRLTTAALAIPPLPRPANDPIGDLSTHEAPLPEAAPNRGSVPAGWQIQLSATPSLEAANEILDKARASNGRMLSGRVNHTETVQKGSATLYRARFAGFPSKSSARDACKALKKQEFACLALNP is encoded by the coding sequence GTGTTTAGAGTAGCGTTCAGAGCCACATGGCGTGCAAATCCTGTGCGCCCAGCCATTATGATCGCCGCAGCCATGTTTATGGTGATCGCCGCGCTGGCCTCCCCCCATTCCGCCCAGGCGGCCAACAACAAATATGCCGGCTATGTCATCGATGTGAAAAGCGGAAAGGTTCTCTATTCAAGCCACGCGAACTCCCCGCGTTATCCTGCTTCGCTCACGAAGATGATGACGCTATATATGATGTTCGAACAGCTCGAAGAGGGAAAGCTGTCGCTCAACAGCCGCCTCAAGGTTTCCCGGCATGCTTCAGGACAGGCCCCCTCCAAGCTTAACCTGAAGCCAGGCAGCACCATCAAGGTCAAGGATGCCATTCTCGCGCTTGTTACCAAATCGGCCAACGATGTGGCTGCGGTGATTGCCGAGAATATTGGTGGGACAGAATCCAAATTCGCGCGGATGATGACGGCCAAGGCACATTCCATTGGTATGAAGCGCACGACCTTCAAGAACGCATCGGGCCTTCCCAACAGACATCAAAAAACCACAGCCGCTGATATGGCCCTGCTCGGTCGTGCTCTGCAGGATCGGTTCCCGACCTATTACAGATATTTCAACACGCGCGTGTTCAAATATGGCAAGGCCCGCTATGGCAACCACAACAAGCTGTTGGGGCGCGTAAAAGGCGTTGACGGCATCAAAACCGGCTACACTCGCGCTTCTGGCTTCAACCTTGTTACGAACGTCAAAACCGGTGACCGCCACATCGTGGCCGTTGTCATGGGTGGGCGGACAGGCTCCAGTCGTGACGCGCAGATGCGCAGACTGATCAAGCAGTATTTGCCAAAGGCCAAAACAGGCCGCCGCATGACTGCAAAGGTCGGTGTGCCAGCAACCCGTCGCTATATCGAATTGGCAGAAACCATTCGTCTGCCAAAAACAAAGACGCTGTCATCAGCCCAGCCGATGCTTGTAGCATCTGCGGCTCCTCAGCCAGCGCCGGTGAATCTGGTAAAAGAAGACACGGCACATCTTTCCATTTTGCCTCAAGCCAGTGTTGTAACCGGCTCTACGTTGCGCAAAGCCATTGCTGATACCGCTGTGGCTATTCCGGCGCCACGCCCTCGCCTGACCACTGCTGCTTTGGCAATCCCGCCATTGCCACGCCCGGCCAACGACCCGATCGGTGATCTGTCCACGCACGAAGCACCCCTTCCCGAGGCAGCGCCAAACCGCGGCTCCGTTCCGGCAGGCTGGCAAATCCAGCTCAGTGCAACCCCTTCGCTTGAGGCCGCCAACGAAATTCTCGACAAGGCCCGTGCAAGCAATGGTCGCATGCTGAGTGGTCGCGTCAACCACACAGAAACGGTTCAAAAAGGAAGTGCCACCCTTTATCGAGCGCGTTTTGCCGGTTTCCCGAGCAAGTCTTCCGCACGCGATGCGTGCAAAGCCTTGAAGAAACAAGAATTTGCCTGTCTGGCACTGAATCCTTAA